The following proteins are encoded in a genomic region of Dokdonia donghaensis DSW-1:
- the dnaK gene encoding molecular chaperone DnaK, which translates to MSKIIGIDLGTTNSCVAVMEGNEPTVIPNAEGKRTTPSVIAFVEGGEIKVGDPAKRQAVTNPTKTIASVKRFMGNKFSESSKEAERAAYKVVKGDNDTPRVDIDGRLYTPQELSAMTLQKMKKTAEDYLGQDVTRAVITVPAYFNDSQRQATKEAGEIAGLKVERIINEPTAAALAYGLDKKDTDQKIVVFDFGGGTHDVSILELGDGVFEVLSTDGDTHLGGDDVDQKIINWLAEEFIADEDMDLRKDPMALQRLKEAAEKAKIELSSSTQTEINLPYVTATASGPKHLVRTLSRAKFEALIDDLVKRTIEPCQTALKSAGLSTGDIDEIILVGGSTRIPAVQAAVEKFFGKAPSKGVNPDEVVAVGAAIQGGVLTGDVKDVLLLDVTPLSLGIETMGNVFTKLIEANTTIPTKKSQVFSTAADNQPSVDIHVLQGERPMAADNKTIGRFQLTDIPPAQRGVPQIEVTFDIDANGIIKVSAVDKATGKSQDIRIEASSGLSEEEIAKMKAEAEANAESDKKAKETADKINEADGMIFQTEKQLTEFGDKLSDDKKKPIEDALAELKAAYETKSVDAITPALDKINEAWKVASEEMYKAQADAAGQPGPDAQAGPDAGGDTASDVEDVDFEEVK; encoded by the coding sequence ATGAGTAAAATAATAGGAATTGACTTGGGTACTACCAACTCGTGCGTTGCTGTAATGGAAGGTAACGAGCCTACGGTAATCCCTAATGCAGAAGGTAAGAGAACTACTCCATCTGTCATTGCCTTTGTAGAAGGTGGTGAGATTAAAGTAGGAGACCCTGCAAAAAGACAAGCTGTAACAAACCCTACAAAGACTATCGCTTCTGTAAAGCGTTTTATGGGTAACAAGTTTTCTGAATCTAGCAAAGAGGCAGAGCGTGCAGCATATAAAGTAGTAAAAGGTGACAATGATACACCACGAGTAGACATAGATGGCCGTTTATATACACCTCAAGAATTATCTGCAATGACTCTTCAAAAAATGAAGAAAACTGCAGAAGATTATTTAGGACAAGATGTAACAAGAGCTGTAATTACAGTTCCAGCATACTTTAATGATTCTCAACGTCAAGCTACAAAAGAGGCTGGAGAGATAGCGGGTCTTAAAGTAGAGCGTATTATCAATGAGCCTACAGCAGCAGCACTTGCTTATGGTCTTGATAAAAAAGATACAGATCAAAAAATCGTTGTTTTTGACTTTGGAGGAGGAACGCACGATGTATCTATACTAGAACTAGGAGATGGCGTTTTTGAAGTATTATCTACAGATGGTGATACACACCTAGGTGGTGATGACGTAGATCAAAAAATCATAAACTGGCTAGCAGAAGAATTTATTGCAGATGAGGATATGGACCTTCGTAAAGACCCAATGGCTTTACAACGTCTTAAGGAAGCTGCAGAAAAGGCTAAGATTGAGCTTTCTTCTTCTACACAGACAGAAATTAACCTTCCTTATGTAACTGCAACGGCTTCTGGGCCTAAGCACTTAGTACGTACTTTAAGCCGTGCAAAGTTTGAAGCGTTAATAGACGACCTAGTAAAAAGAACAATAGAGCCTTGCCAGACAGCGCTTAAATCTGCTGGATTAAGTACAGGAGATATCGATGAGATTATTCTTGTAGGAGGATCTACTCGTATCCCTGCAGTACAGGCAGCGGTAGAGAAGTTCTTTGGTAAAGCACCGTCAAAAGGAGTAAACCCAGATGAGGTTGTTGCCGTAGGAGCAGCAATACAAGGAGGAGTACTTACTGGAGATGTAAAAGATGTATTACTACTAGACGTAACACCACTTTCATTAGGTATTGAGACTATGGGTAATGTATTTACAAAACTTATAGAAGCAAATACAACAATACCTACTAAGAAGTCACAAGTATTCTCTACGGCGGCAGATAATCAGCCTAGTGTAGATATACACGTACTACAAGGTGAGCGCCCTATGGCAGCAGATAACAAAACGATAGGTCGTTTCCAGTTAACTGATATTCCACCAGCACAAAGAGGTGTACCACAAATTGAAGTAACTTTTGATATTGATGCAAATGGTATCATCAAAGTAAGTGCAGTAGATAAAGCAACTGGAAAATCTCAAGATATCCGTATCGAGGCATCTTCTGGACTATCTGAAGAAGAAATTGCAAAGATGAAAGCAGAGGCAGAAGCAAATGCAGAGTCTGATAAAAAAGCAAAAGAAACTGCAGATAAGATAAACGAGGCAGATGGTATGATTTTCCAAACGGAAAAACAACTTACTGAGTTTGGTGATAAATTATCTGACGATAAGAAGAAGCCTATCGAAGATGCACTTGCAGAGCTTAAAGCAGCTTACGAGACTAAGTCTGTAGACGCGATTACTCCAGCACTAGATAAAATCAACGAAGCTTGGAAAGTTGCATCTGAAGAGATGTACAAAGCACAAGCAGATGCTGCTGGGCAACCAGGACCAGATGCACAAGCTGGACCAGATGCTGGCGGAGATACTGCTAGTGATGTAGAAGACGTAGACTTCGAAGAAGTCAAGTAG
- a CDS encoding 3-oxoacyl-ACP synthase III family protein: protein MYNSKITGLGKYVPENVVTNDDLSKLMDTNDEWIQERTGIKERRHIKKGDGNSTAKMGVKAATIAIERAGLTNKDIDMIVFATLSPDYYFPGCGVQVQHLMGMETVPALDVRNQCSGFIYALATADQFIKSGMYKNVLVIGSENHSGGLDFTTRGRSVSVIFGDGAGAAVLSREEDTTKGVLSSHLHSEGEHALELSLKGPSTEQWVPELIETNPQEDIPYYPYMNGQFVFKNAVVRFSEVIMEGLQKNKLDVSDIDMLIPHQANLRISQFVQKKFKLSDEKVYNNIEKYGNTTAASIPIALTEAWEDGKIKEGDTVVLAAFGSGFTWASSIIKW, encoded by the coding sequence ATGTATAATTCCAAAATTACCGGACTAGGTAAATACGTCCCAGAAAATGTGGTGACAAATGATGATCTATCAAAACTGATGGATACTAATGATGAGTGGATACAAGAACGCACCGGAATAAAAGAGCGTAGACATATCAAAAAAGGAGATGGAAACTCGACTGCAAAGATGGGTGTAAAAGCAGCAACCATCGCCATAGAGCGTGCAGGCCTTACTAATAAGGATATAGATATGATAGTCTTTGCGACACTTAGCCCAGACTATTACTTCCCTGGCTGTGGTGTGCAAGTACAGCACTTAATGGGTATGGAAACCGTGCCTGCGCTAGATGTAAGAAACCAGTGTTCTGGATTTATCTACGCACTTGCAACGGCAGACCAGTTTATAAAATCTGGTATGTATAAAAATGTACTAGTAATAGGATCTGAAAATCATAGTGGAGGTTTAGATTTTACCACTAGAGGACGTAGTGTTTCTGTCATTTTTGGTGATGGTGCAGGCGCTGCAGTACTTTCTAGAGAAGAAGATACTACAAAGGGTGTACTATCTTCTCACCTACACAGTGAGGGTGAGCACGCTCTAGAGCTATCTCTTAAAGGGCCTAGCACAGAGCAGTGGGTACCAGAACTTATTGAAACTAACCCACAAGAAGATATCCCGTATTACCCATATATGAATGGACAGTTTGTATTTAAAAACGCCGTAGTGCGCTTCTCTGAAGTGATTATGGAAGGTTTACAAAAAAACAAACTTGATGTAAGTGATATCGATATGCTTATACCGCATCAAGCAAACTTGCGTATCTCACAATTTGTACAGAAAAAGTTTAAGCTTAGTGATGAGAAGGTATATAATAACATCGAGAAGTACGGAAACACAACAGCTGCTTCTATCCCTATTGCACTTACAGAAGCTTGGGAAGACGGCAAAATAAAAGAAGGAGATACTGTAGTGCTAGCTGCCTTTGGTAGTGGGTTTACGTGGGCCAGCTCTATTATAAAGTGGTAG
- a CDS encoding TetR family transcriptional regulator C-terminal domain-containing protein — MATVKKTTKKTTAKKKTVNAQMLITAYMEYVLEHGEEPKTIYKFCKEHNIEEAEFYKYFGSFQNLKAGIWNAFHTNTVGVLHKNSDFESYTNKDKMLSYFFTMFEMLTANRSYVLVALDQHKNMLKNMSQLKELRGHLTSFAADLIEAGNDEKNYKITKNPVRLFKEGAWVQFLFLLKYWMEDNSPAFEKTDVAIEKSINAIFDIFETTPLESIIDFGKFLFKENFTMAK, encoded by the coding sequence ATGGCAACTGTAAAGAAAACGACTAAAAAGACTACTGCCAAGAAGAAGACAGTAAACGCACAAATGCTCATTACAGCATATATGGAGTATGTGCTAGAACACGGAGAAGAACCAAAAACGATTTACAAATTTTGTAAAGAGCACAATATAGAAGAAGCAGAGTTTTATAAATATTTTGGATCATTTCAAAATCTAAAAGCTGGTATATGGAATGCTTTCCACACAAATACCGTGGGTGTGCTTCACAAAAACAGTGATTTTGAGTCGTACACCAATAAAGACAAAATGCTCTCATACTTTTTTACAATGTTTGAGATGCTTACTGCAAATAGAAGTTATGTGCTTGTCGCACTAGACCAGCATAAAAATATGCTTAAGAATATGAGCCAGCTCAAGGAGTTGAGAGGTCACCTTACCTCTTTTGCAGCAGATCTTATAGAGGCAGGTAATGATGAGAAGAATTATAAGATTACAAAAAATCCTGTACGACTTTTTAAAGAAGGAGCTTGGGTACAGTTTTTATTCTTACTTAAATACTGGATGGAAGATAACTCTCCTGCCTTCGAAAAAACAGATGTAGCGATTGAGAAATCTATAAATGCAATTTTTGACATTTTTGAAACCACACCGCTAGAAAGCATTATAGACTTTGGAAAATTTCTTTTTAAAGAAAATTTTACAATGGCAAAGTAG
- a CDS encoding ABC1 kinase family protein, with the protein MKTIDHIPTNKLQRASKLVKTGVKVGANYAKYYGKKVVNPSLTKEQLNEDNAEDIYDGLKSLKGSALKVAQMLSMEKNIMPKAYVEKFSLSQFSVPPLSPPLVRKTFKKYLGKYPEDLYDTFAAQSVNAASIGQVHQATLNGKKLAVKIQYPGVADSISSDLALVKPIAKKMFNLQGEGKEKFFKEVEDKLLEETDYNLELAQSIAMTEDCATIPNLVFPRYYPDLSSERILTMDWMDGEHLSEFVAHNTDQKAANKLGQALWDFYMYQMHILKRIHADPHPGNFMVDKDHNLIAIDFGCIKHVPQDFYIPYFDLAEPSNINDPNIFKQKLYELEILRDDDDAETVKFFSALFHEMLSLFTQPMHQEEFDFRDSTFFDQIAVLSEKYSKDTEIRKMNGNRGSKHFLYINRTFFGLYNLMHDLKAQIKVNNFKNYVPTDSVA; encoded by the coding sequence ATGAAAACAATAGACCACATACCTACTAATAAACTCCAGAGAGCCTCAAAGCTTGTAAAGACTGGCGTAAAGGTGGGTGCAAACTATGCAAAATATTACGGTAAGAAGGTCGTTAACCCATCGCTCACAAAAGAGCAACTTAATGAAGATAATGCCGAAGATATTTATGATGGCTTAAAAAGTCTAAAAGGTAGCGCACTTAAGGTGGCGCAAATGCTTAGTATGGAGAAAAACATTATGCCTAAGGCATATGTTGAAAAATTCTCTCTATCACAATTTAGTGTTCCTCCCCTATCTCCACCTTTAGTGCGTAAAACCTTTAAAAAATATTTGGGTAAATACCCAGAAGATCTCTATGATACGTTTGCGGCTCAGAGTGTTAACGCGGCCAGTATAGGCCAAGTGCACCAGGCGACATTAAATGGGAAAAAACTTGCTGTGAAAATCCAATATCCGGGAGTCGCAGACAGTATCAGTAGTGATCTTGCTCTGGTAAAACCTATTGCAAAGAAGATGTTTAATCTTCAAGGCGAGGGTAAAGAGAAATTTTTTAAAGAGGTAGAAGATAAACTACTAGAAGAGACAGATTACAATCTAGAGCTAGCACAAAGTATCGCAATGACAGAAGACTGTGCTACCATACCTAATCTTGTATTCCCAAGGTACTATCCAGACCTATCTAGTGAGCGTATACTTACTATGGACTGGATGGATGGCGAACACTTAAGTGAGTTTGTAGCACATAACACAGATCAAAAAGCGGCAAACAAACTGGGACAAGCACTATGGGATTTTTATATGTACCAGATGCATATTTTAAAGCGCATACACGCAGATCCTCACCCAGGTAACTTTATGGTAGATAAAGACCATAATCTTATTGCCATAGACTTTGGTTGTATCAAGCACGTACCGCAAGACTTTTACATACCTTACTTTGACCTTGCTGAACCGTCAAATATAAATGACCCTAATATTTTTAAGCAAAAATTATATGAGCTAGAAATATTACGAGATGATGATGATGCAGAAACAGTAAAGTTCTTCTCGGCACTATTTCACGAGATGCTCAGTCTCTTCACACAGCCTATGCATCAAGAAGAATTTGATTTTAGAGACAGCACATTTTTTGATCAAATTGCCGTACTAAGCGAGAAGTATAGTAAGGATACAGAAATACGTAAGATGAATGGTAATAGAGGTAGTAAACACTTCTTATATATAAACAGAACATTTTTTGGACTTTATAACTTGATGCACGATCTCAAGGCTCAAATAAAGGTCAATAATTTTAAGAACTATGTACCCACAGACTCTGTGGCATAA
- a CDS encoding YfiT family bacillithiol transferase gives MEKLRYPIGKYSMPTDISNEKLTEWINILEVMPAQLRDMTSEMSDEQLNTPYRPEGWNVRQVVHHLADSHHNSYTRFKWALTEENPVIKPYDENAWTALPDLEGMPVEWSLRHLEVVHYKLVRLLRTLTDEQLSKTFIHPAGDKTYNLKQNVGQYAWHSMHHYMHIANLVKEKGWK, from the coding sequence AATATTCGATGCCCACAGATATCTCAAACGAGAAGCTTACAGAGTGGATTAACATTCTAGAAGTAATGCCAGCTCAGTTACGAGATATGACAAGCGAGATGAGTGATGAGCAGTTAAACACGCCTTACAGACCAGAAGGATGGAACGTGAGACAAGTAGTACATCATCTAGCAGATAGTCATCACAACAGCTATACGCGTTTTAAATGGGCACTCACTGAAGAAAACCCAGTAATAAAACCCTACGATGAAAATGCGTGGACGGCACTCCCAGATCTAGAAGGGATGCCAGTAGAGTGGTCACTACGTCACCTTGAGGTGGTACATTATAAACTGGTACGATTATTAAGAACGCTTACAGATGAGCAACTGTCTAAAACATTTATTCATCCTGCAGGTGATAAAACCTATAACCTGAAACAAAATGTAGGGCAATATGCCTGGCACAGTATGCATCACTATATGCACATTGCAAACCTAGTGAAAGAGAAAGGCTGGAAATAA